In a genomic window of Festucalex cinctus isolate MCC-2025b chromosome 11, RoL_Fcin_1.0, whole genome shotgun sequence:
- the adarb1b gene encoding double-stranded RNA-specific editase 1 isoform X1 yields MTLGSDGAQNPGSYYCLIRRRFKRRRKKRSERKGAAALRLLSGQDKPVTMDKDEEENMSSSSTDVKENRNLDNVSCKEGVGVAEQLPNGSGPGSRKRPLEEGNNGHAHSKFRAKKRKKTPGPILPKNALMQLNEIKPGLQYKLLSQTGPVHAPVFVMTVEVNGQTFEGMGPTKKKAKLNAAEKALRSFVQFPNASEAHLAMGRTLTVNTDFTSDQADFPDMLFNGFETPATPEESFYVGSNGSGTLNSLGEYPLPTPPGSNLVQAPLPPPSAFSSPSSGKNPVMILNELRPGLKYDFVSESGESHAKNFVMSVTVDAQTFEGSGRNKKLAKARAAQAALSALFNMQLDQTPSRQPIPREGLQLHLPQVLADAVSRLVVDKFSELTDNFTSPHARRKVLAGVVMTTGTDVKEAQVICVSTGTKCINGEYMSDRGLALNDCHAEIIARRSLMRYLYIQLEFFLSNGKEEHQKSIFMPCDKGGYKLKDNIQFHLYISTSPCGDARIFSPHEAGVEDQGDRHPNRKARGQLRTKIESGEGTIPVRTSNTIQTWDGVLQGERLLTMSCSDKIARWNVVGIQGSLMSYFTEPIYFSSIILGSLYHADHLSRAMYQRIADIEELPQQFTLNRPLLSGISNAEARQPGKAPNFSVNWTVGDQGLEVINATTGKDDMGRASRLCKHALYSRWVRLHAKLSSVLRIKAPRPSSYHDAKQAAAEYHSAKQALIKAFHKAGLGAWVKKPIEQDQFTLGS; encoded by the exons GTGCTGCGGCGCTAAGACTGCTCTCAGGTCAGGACAAACCCGTCACCATGGATaaggatgaggaggagaataTGA GTTCGAGCAGCACTGACGTTAAGGAAAACCGAAACCTGGACAACGTGTCCTGCAAAGAAGGGGTGGGTGTGGCCGAGCAGCTCCCCAATGGAAGCGGCCCGGGCAGTCGAAAGCGGCCCCTGGAGGAAGGAAACAATGGTCACGCTCACTCCAAGTTCCGAGCCAAGAAGCGCAAGAAAACGCCCGGACCCATCCTGCCCAAGAATGCCCTGATGCAGCTCAATGAAATCAAACCGGGTCTTCAGTACAAACTGCTGTCCCAAACGGGGCCGGTCCACGCGCCGGTTTTTGTCATGACCGTAGAGGTCAACGGACAGACGTTTGAGGGCATGGGCCCGACTAAGAAGAAGGCTAAATTGAACGCGGCGGAGAAAGCGCTGCGATCCTTTGTCCAGTTCCCCAACGCCTCCGAGGCGCACCTGGCCATGGGCCGAACGCTGACCGTCAACACGGACTTTACTTCCGACCAAGCCGATTTCCCGGACATGCTCTTCAACGGCTTTGAGACACCGGCCACACCCGAAGAGTCCTTCTATGTCGGTTCCAACGGTAGCGGCACGTTAAATTCACTCGGGGAGTATCCGCTGCCCACGCCACCCGGCAGCAACCTTGTCCAGGCGCCGCTGCCGCCTCCGTCGGCATTCAGCTCCCCCTCTAGTGGCAAAAACCCCGTCATGATTCTCAATGAACTCAGGCCAGGCCTCAAATATGACTTTGTGTCAGAGAGCGGGGAGAGTCACGCCAAGAATTTTGTCATGTCGGTGACGGTGGACGCGCAGACGTTTGAAGGCTCGGGCCGCAACAAGAAGCTAGCGAAGGCCCGGGCAGCGCAGGCCGCTCTCTCGGCTCTCTTCAACATGCAACTCGACCAGACGCCGTCCAGGCAGCCCATACCCAGAGAGGGACTGCAGCTTCACCTCCCGCAG GTTCTCGCTGACGCCGTCTCTCGACTGGTGGTGGATAAGTTCAGCGAACTGACAGACAACTTCACCTCCCCCCATGCACGGCGGAAAGTCTTGGCTGGCGTCGTCATGACAACAG GAACGGATGTAAAAGAGGCGCAGGTCATTTGCGTTTCGACGGGAACCAAATGCATCAACGGCGAGTACATGAGCGACCGCGGGCTGGCCCTCAACGACTGCCACGCCGAGATCATCGCCCGACGCTCGCTCATGAGATACCTCTACATCCAGCTGGAGTTCTTCCTCAG caacggCAAAGAAGAGCATCAGAAGTCGATATTCATGCCGTGTGACAAAGGAGGCTACAAGTTGAAGGACAACATCCAGTTCCATCTCTACATCAGCACCTCGCCCTGTGGAGACGCCAGGATTTTCTCCCCGCACGAGGCCGGCGTGGAAG ACCAAGGAGACCGACACCCCAATCGGAAAGCGAGAGGTCAGCTTCGGACCAAGATCGAGTCTGGCGAGGGCACCATACCCGTGAGGACCAGTAACACCATCCAAACCTGGGACGGGGTCCTGCAGGGGGAAAGGCTGCTCACCATGTCCTGCAGTGACAAGATTGCCAG GTGGAACGTGGTGGGCATCCAGGGCTCGCTGATGAGCTACTTCACGGAGCCCATCTACTTCTCCAGCATCATCCTGGGGAGCCTCTACCACGCCGACCACCTCTCCCGAGCCATGTACCAGCGCATCGCCGATATCGAGGAGCTCCCGCAGCAGTTCACGCTCAACAGGCCTCTGCTCAGCG GAATAAGCAACGCGGAGGCCAGGCAGCCGGGCAAAGCGCCCAACTTCAGCGTCAACTGGACGGTGGGCGATCAAGGCCTGGAGGTGATCAACGCCACCACCGGAAAGGACGACATGGGCCGGGCCTCGCGCCTCTGCAAGCACGCCCTCTACAGCCGATGGGTGCGACTGCACGCCAAG CTGTCGTCCGTGTTGCGGATCAAGGCGCCGAGGCCGTCCTCGTACCACGACGCCAAGCAGGCGGCCGCCGAGTACCACTCGGCCAAGCAGGCGCTCATCAAGGCCTTCCACAAGGCCGGCCTGGGGGCTTGGGTCAAGAAGCCCATCGAGCAAGACCAGTTCACGCTGGGATCCTGA
- the adarb1b gene encoding double-stranded RNA-specific editase 1 isoform X2: MDKDEEENMSSSSTDVKENRNLDNVSCKEGVGVAEQLPNGSGPGSRKRPLEEGNNGHAHSKFRAKKRKKTPGPILPKNALMQLNEIKPGLQYKLLSQTGPVHAPVFVMTVEVNGQTFEGMGPTKKKAKLNAAEKALRSFVQFPNASEAHLAMGRTLTVNTDFTSDQADFPDMLFNGFETPATPEESFYVGSNGSGTLNSLGEYPLPTPPGSNLVQAPLPPPSAFSSPSSGKNPVMILNELRPGLKYDFVSESGESHAKNFVMSVTVDAQTFEGSGRNKKLAKARAAQAALSALFNMQLDQTPSRQPIPREGLQLHLPQVLADAVSRLVVDKFSELTDNFTSPHARRKVLAGVVMTTGTDVKEAQVICVSTGTKCINGEYMSDRGLALNDCHAEIIARRSLMRYLYIQLEFFLSNGKEEHQKSIFMPCDKGGYKLKDNIQFHLYISTSPCGDARIFSPHEAGVEDQGDRHPNRKARGQLRTKIESGEGTIPVRTSNTIQTWDGVLQGERLLTMSCSDKIARWNVVGIQGSLMSYFTEPIYFSSIILGSLYHADHLSRAMYQRIADIEELPQQFTLNRPLLSGISNAEARQPGKAPNFSVNWTVGDQGLEVINATTGKDDMGRASRLCKHALYSRWVRLHAKLSSVLRIKAPRPSSYHDAKQAAAEYHSAKQALIKAFHKAGLGAWVKKPIEQDQFTLGS, from the exons ATGGATaaggatgaggaggagaataTGA GTTCGAGCAGCACTGACGTTAAGGAAAACCGAAACCTGGACAACGTGTCCTGCAAAGAAGGGGTGGGTGTGGCCGAGCAGCTCCCCAATGGAAGCGGCCCGGGCAGTCGAAAGCGGCCCCTGGAGGAAGGAAACAATGGTCACGCTCACTCCAAGTTCCGAGCCAAGAAGCGCAAGAAAACGCCCGGACCCATCCTGCCCAAGAATGCCCTGATGCAGCTCAATGAAATCAAACCGGGTCTTCAGTACAAACTGCTGTCCCAAACGGGGCCGGTCCACGCGCCGGTTTTTGTCATGACCGTAGAGGTCAACGGACAGACGTTTGAGGGCATGGGCCCGACTAAGAAGAAGGCTAAATTGAACGCGGCGGAGAAAGCGCTGCGATCCTTTGTCCAGTTCCCCAACGCCTCCGAGGCGCACCTGGCCATGGGCCGAACGCTGACCGTCAACACGGACTTTACTTCCGACCAAGCCGATTTCCCGGACATGCTCTTCAACGGCTTTGAGACACCGGCCACACCCGAAGAGTCCTTCTATGTCGGTTCCAACGGTAGCGGCACGTTAAATTCACTCGGGGAGTATCCGCTGCCCACGCCACCCGGCAGCAACCTTGTCCAGGCGCCGCTGCCGCCTCCGTCGGCATTCAGCTCCCCCTCTAGTGGCAAAAACCCCGTCATGATTCTCAATGAACTCAGGCCAGGCCTCAAATATGACTTTGTGTCAGAGAGCGGGGAGAGTCACGCCAAGAATTTTGTCATGTCGGTGACGGTGGACGCGCAGACGTTTGAAGGCTCGGGCCGCAACAAGAAGCTAGCGAAGGCCCGGGCAGCGCAGGCCGCTCTCTCGGCTCTCTTCAACATGCAACTCGACCAGACGCCGTCCAGGCAGCCCATACCCAGAGAGGGACTGCAGCTTCACCTCCCGCAG GTTCTCGCTGACGCCGTCTCTCGACTGGTGGTGGATAAGTTCAGCGAACTGACAGACAACTTCACCTCCCCCCATGCACGGCGGAAAGTCTTGGCTGGCGTCGTCATGACAACAG GAACGGATGTAAAAGAGGCGCAGGTCATTTGCGTTTCGACGGGAACCAAATGCATCAACGGCGAGTACATGAGCGACCGCGGGCTGGCCCTCAACGACTGCCACGCCGAGATCATCGCCCGACGCTCGCTCATGAGATACCTCTACATCCAGCTGGAGTTCTTCCTCAG caacggCAAAGAAGAGCATCAGAAGTCGATATTCATGCCGTGTGACAAAGGAGGCTACAAGTTGAAGGACAACATCCAGTTCCATCTCTACATCAGCACCTCGCCCTGTGGAGACGCCAGGATTTTCTCCCCGCACGAGGCCGGCGTGGAAG ACCAAGGAGACCGACACCCCAATCGGAAAGCGAGAGGTCAGCTTCGGACCAAGATCGAGTCTGGCGAGGGCACCATACCCGTGAGGACCAGTAACACCATCCAAACCTGGGACGGGGTCCTGCAGGGGGAAAGGCTGCTCACCATGTCCTGCAGTGACAAGATTGCCAG GTGGAACGTGGTGGGCATCCAGGGCTCGCTGATGAGCTACTTCACGGAGCCCATCTACTTCTCCAGCATCATCCTGGGGAGCCTCTACCACGCCGACCACCTCTCCCGAGCCATGTACCAGCGCATCGCCGATATCGAGGAGCTCCCGCAGCAGTTCACGCTCAACAGGCCTCTGCTCAGCG GAATAAGCAACGCGGAGGCCAGGCAGCCGGGCAAAGCGCCCAACTTCAGCGTCAACTGGACGGTGGGCGATCAAGGCCTGGAGGTGATCAACGCCACCACCGGAAAGGACGACATGGGCCGGGCCTCGCGCCTCTGCAAGCACGCCCTCTACAGCCGATGGGTGCGACTGCACGCCAAG CTGTCGTCCGTGTTGCGGATCAAGGCGCCGAGGCCGTCCTCGTACCACGACGCCAAGCAGGCGGCCGCCGAGTACCACTCGGCCAAGCAGGCGCTCATCAAGGCCTTCCACAAGGCCGGCCTGGGGGCTTGGGTCAAGAAGCCCATCGAGCAAGACCAGTTCACGCTGGGATCCTGA